A genomic stretch from Dysgonomonadaceae bacterium PH5-43 includes:
- a CDS encoding phosphoribosylformylglycinamidine synthase (product_source=KO:K01952; cath_funfam=3.30.1330.10,3.40.50.880,3.90.650.10; cog=COG0046,COG0047; ko=KO:K01952; pfam=PF02769,PF13507,PF18072,PF18076; smart=SM01211; superfamily=109736,52317,55326,56042,82697; tigrfam=TIGR01735), which yields MILFFKTSTQSIIAVEAGQQLDKEDIKKLIWLFGNAEQVKQKNIEGVFIGPRREMITPWSTNAVEITQIMSIKGIVRIEEFFIVENKNASYDPMLQRIYEGINQDVFTINKKPEAIKEIDNIAKYNEEEGLALSQEEIDYLNEVSKKMNRKLTDSEVFGFSQVNSEHCRHKIFNGTFVIDGEEKESSLFQLIKKTSKVNHNQLVSAYKDNVAFNQGPVVEQFAPASGDKPDFFYTKDIETVISLKAETHNFPTTVEPFNGASTGTGGEIRDRLGGGKASLPIAGTAVYMTSYPRTETNRSWEESMPPRKWLYQTPEQILIKASNGASDFGNKFGQPLICGSVLTFEHEENDKKFAFDKVIMLAGGVGYAKKEDALKGNVKSGEKVVLLGGDNYRIGMGGGAVSSVDTGEYSSGIELNAVQRANPEMQKRAANVIRTLAESNDNPIVSIHDHGAGGHLNCLSELVETTGGKIEIDKLPVGDPTLSAKEIIGNESQERMGMVLQNKDIERVRNIAERERSPMYVVGETTGDMQFVFEQADGRKPLDMQLADFFGKPPRTIMNDSTITEEYKAPEYNIKNLHEHLENVLQLEAVACKDWLTNKVDRSVTGKVARQQCQGEIQLPLSDLGAVSLDYKGKAGIATSIGHAPQVALADSAAGSVMAIAESLTNIVFAPLKDKLESVSLSANWMWPCKNPGEDARLYKAVEACSDFACQLGINIPTGKDSLSMTQKYGQDKVYSPGTVIISAAGEVSDIKKIVSPVLVNKFYSTLYYIDFSFDKLKLGGSAFAQTLNAVGSEVPTVKDAEYFKNAFNAVQELIEKDLIIAGHDISAGGMITALLEMCFANVEGGLDINLDKIKETDLIKILFSENPGVLVQTENRKEFESLLKDKGIGFARIGKPSKERHILISKDNAQYHFGIDYLRDVWYSSSYLLDRKQTGDKLAKERFENYKEQPLQFKFNKSFTGSLAQYGLSSDRKNTSGIKAAIIREKGTNGEREMAYSLYLAGFDVKDVHMTDLASGRETLEDINLIVFCGGFSNSDVLGSAKGWAGAFKYNEKSKQALEYFYARPDTLSLGVCNGCQLMIELNLLGITHKEKPAMLHNNSHKFESEFVSVEIPKNKSVMFKSLAGNKLGIWVAHGEGKFHLPLEEKKYNIAAKYVYDGYPANPNGSAYSTAALCSRDGRHLAIMPHLERSLMPWQCANYPLDRKNDEVTPWIEAFVNARQWIEENTSK from the coding sequence AATGCCGTTGAAATTACTCAGATTATGAGTATTAAAGGCATCGTAAGAATAGAAGAATTTTTCATTGTTGAAAATAAAAATGCTTCTTACGACCCTATGCTTCAACGTATATACGAAGGCATAAACCAAGATGTCTTTACCATTAACAAAAAGCCTGAAGCAATTAAAGAGATTGACAATATTGCAAAGTATAACGAAGAGGAAGGTCTTGCTCTTTCTCAAGAAGAGATTGACTATCTTAACGAGGTAAGCAAGAAAATGAACCGCAAGCTTACCGACAGTGAAGTGTTTGGTTTCTCACAAGTAAACTCAGAACATTGTCGTCATAAGATATTTAACGGTACCTTTGTGATTGATGGAGAAGAAAAAGAGTCTTCTTTATTTCAACTCATTAAGAAAACATCAAAGGTTAACCATAATCAATTGGTGTCGGCTTACAAAGATAATGTAGCATTCAACCAAGGTCCGGTTGTTGAACAGTTTGCTCCTGCAAGCGGCGACAAACCAGATTTCTTTTATACTAAAGATATTGAAACGGTAATCTCTCTAAAAGCTGAGACTCACAACTTCCCTACAACAGTAGAGCCTTTCAATGGTGCCTCAACAGGAACAGGCGGTGAAATTCGCGACCGTTTAGGCGGTGGAAAAGCTTCTCTTCCTATTGCTGGTACTGCTGTTTATATGACTTCGTACCCTCGCACAGAAACAAATCGCAGTTGGGAAGAATCTATGCCACCAAGAAAATGGTTATATCAAACTCCAGAACAAATATTAATAAAAGCATCTAATGGTGCTTCTGACTTTGGCAACAAATTTGGACAACCTCTTATTTGTGGTTCTGTACTTACTTTCGAGCACGAAGAAAACGACAAAAAGTTTGCCTTCGACAAAGTTATAATGCTTGCTGGTGGTGTTGGCTACGCAAAGAAAGAAGATGCCCTTAAAGGCAATGTTAAATCAGGAGAGAAAGTTGTTCTTTTAGGAGGCGACAACTATCGTATTGGTATGGGAGGTGGAGCTGTATCATCAGTAGACACTGGCGAATATTCAAGTGGCATTGAACTTAATGCCGTACAACGCGCTAATCCTGAGATGCAGAAACGCGCTGCGAATGTAATTCGCACATTAGCTGAATCTAACGACAATCCTATTGTTTCTATTCACGACCACGGAGCAGGTGGTCACTTAAACTGCTTATCCGAACTTGTAGAAACTACTGGAGGTAAAATAGAAATTGACAAACTACCTGTTGGCGACCCTACTCTTTCTGCGAAAGAAATTATTGGTAACGAGAGTCAGGAGAGAATGGGTATGGTTCTTCAAAATAAAGACATAGAAAGAGTTCGTAATATTGCTGAACGTGAGCGTTCTCCTATGTACGTTGTGGGAGAAACAACTGGCGATATGCAGTTTGTGTTTGAACAAGCTGACGGACGCAAACCTTTAGATATGCAACTTGCTGACTTCTTTGGGAAACCGCCTCGTACTATAATGAACGACAGTACGATTACCGAAGAGTACAAAGCTCCTGAATACAATATTAAAAACCTACACGAACATTTAGAGAACGTTCTTCAACTTGAAGCCGTTGCTTGTAAAGATTGGCTTACTAATAAAGTAGACCGTTCAGTAACAGGTAAAGTTGCGCGCCAGCAATGTCAGGGAGAAATACAGTTACCTCTTAGTGATTTAGGTGCGGTTTCTCTCGACTACAAAGGTAAAGCAGGTATCGCTACTTCAATAGGACACGCTCCTCAGGTTGCGTTAGCCGATTCTGCGGCAGGTTCTGTTATGGCGATAGCCGAATCTTTAACCAACATAGTGTTTGCTCCCCTTAAAGACAAGTTAGAAAGCGTATCTTTAAGTGCAAACTGGATGTGGCCTTGTAAGAATCCTGGAGAAGACGCTCGCCTTTACAAAGCAGTTGAAGCTTGTTCTGATTTTGCTTGTCAGTTAGGAATTAATATCCCTACAGGAAAAGACTCTTTATCAATGACTCAGAAATATGGTCAAGACAAAGTTTACTCTCCAGGCACGGTTATTATCTCTGCAGCTGGTGAAGTTTCAGATATAAAGAAAATTGTTTCGCCAGTATTAGTAAACAAGTTTTATTCTACCTTATATTATATCGACTTCTCGTTCGATAAACTTAAACTTGGAGGCTCTGCTTTTGCTCAGACTCTTAATGCCGTAGGAAGCGAAGTGCCAACAGTTAAAGATGCAGAATATTTCAAGAATGCTTTCAATGCAGTTCAAGAGTTAATAGAAAAAGATTTAATAATAGCAGGACACGATATTTCGGCTGGTGGTATGATTACTGCTCTTTTAGAAATGTGTTTCGCTAATGTTGAAGGCGGATTAGACATAAACTTAGACAAGATAAAAGAAACTGACCTTATTAAAATATTGTTCAGCGAAAACCCTGGAGTACTTGTTCAAACAGAAAATAGAAAAGAGTTCGAGAGCTTGCTTAAAGATAAAGGAATAGGCTTTGCTCGTATTGGTAAGCCAAGCAAAGAGCGTCATATTCTAATATCTAAAGACAATGCTCAATATCATTTCGGAATAGATTATTTGCGCGATGTTTGGTATTCTTCATCTTATTTGTTAGACAGAAAACAAACTGGCGATAAGCTTGCAAAAGAACGTTTCGAGAACTACAAAGAACAACCTTTACAATTTAAGTTTAACAAATCGTTTACAGGTTCTTTAGCACAATATGGACTATCTTCCGACCGTAAGAATACTTCAGGTATTAAAGCGGCTATTATTCGTGAGAAAGGAACTAATGGAGAACGTGAGATGGCTTACTCTTTATACTTGGCAGGTTTTGATGTAAAAGACGTGCATATGACCGACTTGGCTTCGGGCAGAGAAACTCTTGAAGACATAAACCTAATAGTGTTCTGTGGCGGCTTCTCAAACTCAGACGTTCTTGGCTCTGCTAAAGGTTGGGCTGGAGCATTTAAGTACAACGAAAAGTCTAAACAAGCATTAGAATACTTCTATGCACGCCCCGATACTTTAAGTTTAGGTGTTTGTAATGGTTGTCAGCTTATGATAGAGCTTAATCTACTTGGTATTACCCATAAAGAAAAGCCTGCGATGCTACATAACAATTCGCATAAGTTTGAGTCGGAGTTTGTTTCTGTAGAAATTCCTAAAAACAAATCTGTAATGTTTAAGTCTTTAGCTGGGAATAAACTTGGTATCTGGGTTGCTCACGGAGAAGGAAAGTTCCATCTTCCTTTAGAAGAGAAAAAATACAACATTGCAGCTAAGTATGTTTACGACGGTTATCCTGCTAATCCTAACGGTTCGGCTTACTCAACAGCGGCGCTTTGTTCACGCGATGGTCGTCACTTAGCAATAATGCCTCACTTAGAGCGTTCGTTAATGCCTTGGCAGTGCGCTAACTATCCTTTAGATCGTAAAAACGACGAGGTTACTCCTTGGATAGAAGCTTTTGTTAATGCTCGCCAATGGATAGAGGAAAATACAAGCAAGTAA
- a CDS encoding hypothetical protein (product_source=Hypo-rule applied; cleavage_site_network=SignalP-noTM; smart=SM01418; superfamily=159871), with the protein MKKTITLVVLALLTLTVQAKSKSFHEQYVSIRTEMEEQDEISFLKMTLNEEDIQKQILKSVNADDETAKVFQEAEQINIAFDMNKEEMLDNGKFKTLLKSYDELIACYDAEIKASFFGKTKKDKVEELIVLLHIDENALVYVNFIFKKAVNVDFLLKDTEALKSVMNLKLSSKTATFD; encoded by the coding sequence ATGAAAAAGACAATTACATTAGTGGTGTTGGCATTACTAACGCTCACGGTGCAAGCTAAAAGTAAATCATTCCACGAACAGTATGTTAGCATTCGCACAGAAATGGAAGAGCAAGATGAAATTTCTTTTCTTAAGATGACATTAAACGAAGAAGATATTCAGAAGCAGATACTAAAGAGTGTAAATGCAGATGATGAAACAGCAAAAGTATTTCAAGAAGCTGAACAGATAAACATAGCGTTCGATATGAATAAAGAAGAAATGCTTGATAATGGTAAATTTAAGACCCTTTTGAAATCTTATGACGAGTTAATTGCTTGTTATGACGCAGAGATTAAGGCTTCTTTTTTCGGAAAAACAAAAAAAGATAAGGTAGAGGAACTTATAGTTCTTTTACATATAGATGAAAACGCGCTTGTCTATGTTAATTTTATATTCAAAAAGGCTGTTAATGTTGATTTCCTTTTGAAAGATACAGAAGCTCTAAAGAGCGTTATGAACCTTAAGCTTTCAAGCAAGACCGCAACTTTTGATTAA
- a CDS encoding RNA polymerase sigma factor (sigma-70 family) (product_source=TIGR02937; cath_funfam=1.10.10.10,1.10.1740.10; cog=COG1595; pfam=PF04542,PF08281; superfamily=88659,88946; tigrfam=TIGR02937), producing the protein MEIEYFKNSILPLKDKLFRKALSITESVVDAQDVVQDAMMKLWEKKGEWKSINNIEVFAMVLAKNMALDKVKKVRYNSDSIDSDNLQNLQNLQNNSLIQQEKMEKEEKEALVWKIISLLPYNYQKIIKLREVEELSYQQIAEEMNMSEEQVKVNLFRARKKIKETYLKINRNEEY; encoded by the coding sequence ATGGAAATAGAATACTTCAAAAATAGCATACTGCCCTTAAAGGATAAGCTTTTTAGAAAAGCTCTATCTATTACCGAGTCGGTGGTAGATGCCCAAGATGTGGTGCAAGATGCTATGATGAAACTATGGGAGAAGAAAGGCGAGTGGAAATCCATAAATAATATAGAGGTGTTTGCTATGGTTTTAGCCAAGAATATGGCGTTAGATAAAGTAAAAAAAGTTAGATATAATTCTGATTCAATCGACTCTGATAATCTACAAAACCTACAAAATTTACAAAACAACTCTCTTATCCAGCAAGAAAAAATGGAAAAAGAAGAGAAAGAGGCGTTGGTTTGGAAGATTATCAGTCTTCTCCCTTATAATTATCAGAAAATAATTAAGCTTAGAGAGGTTGAAGAACTCTCTTATCAACAAATAGCAGAAGAAATGAATATGAGCGAAGAACAAGTAAAGGTTAATTTGTTTAGGGCTCGAAAGAAAATAAAAGAAACATACTTGAAAATTAATCGCAATGAAGAGTACTGA
- a CDS encoding hypothetical protein (product_source=Hypo-rule applied; transmembrane_helix_parts=Inside_1_85,TMhelix_86_103,Outside_104_161), translated as MKSTEYIKELIDRYWTGDTSVVEEQEIKTFFSLNNNLPECLEQWRDWFEGESAITNLKLNDDFEKQILAKISSTETKKKPKIKQMITLSIAVAAMFAIAFVLWTDKTTCDYDEISYAEAVRDYETTKEMLYLTSSIINQTKTKVEDNISELKVVKEYIKLK; from the coding sequence ATGAAGAGTACTGAATATATTAAAGAACTTATAGACCGCTACTGGACGGGAGATACAAGCGTTGTTGAAGAGCAAGAAATAAAAACTTTCTTCTCTCTGAACAATAACTTGCCCGAATGTTTAGAACAGTGGAGAGATTGGTTTGAAGGAGAAAGCGCAATAACAAATCTTAAACTTAATGATGATTTCGAGAAACAGATACTGGCTAAAATATCTTCAACCGAAACAAAAAAGAAACCTAAAATAAAACAAATGATAACTCTGTCTATAGCAGTGGCGGCTATGTTTGCTATCGCTTTTGTTTTGTGGACAGATAAAACAACTTGTGATTATGATGAAATAAGTTACGCGGAAGCGGTAAGAGATTACGAAACAACAAAAGAGATGTTGTATTTGACGTCTTCAATAATTAATCAAACAAAAACAAAGGTGGAAGACAATATCTCAGAGCTAAAAGTAGTGAAAGAATATATTAAATTAAAATAA
- a CDS encoding NAD(P)H-hydrate repair Nnr-like enzyme with NAD(P)H-hydrate dehydratase domain (product_source=COG0063; cath_funfam=1.20.58.60; cleavage_site_network=SignalP-noTM; cog=COG0063; pfam=PF14060; smart=SM00454; superfamily=140560; transmembrane_helix_parts=Inside_1_4,TMhelix_5_24,Outside_25_163): protein MKKKLFIALLAMFVALPAMSQSIVDSFMKGKEETCGRINISGKMLRMMANADSTMDNDAKEMFENVDKISIITGLEVEEWDKQSLRKLLKNYEELLSIIDGDQNIYMYTKDNKKYTEEFVACIYTGDTLLLISITGKIDVNKLAELSDSVGIEGLDSLKKIND from the coding sequence ATGAAAAAAAAACTGTTTATAGCCTTATTGGCAATGTTTGTGGCACTTCCTGCAATGTCTCAGAGTATAGTCGATTCTTTTATGAAAGGCAAAGAGGAAACTTGTGGACGGATTAATATTTCTGGTAAAATGCTTCGTATGATGGCTAATGCCGATTCAACAATGGATAACGATGCAAAGGAAATGTTTGAGAATGTCGATAAAATAAGTATTATTACCGGACTTGAAGTAGAAGAATGGGACAAACAATCTTTACGCAAACTTCTAAAAAATTACGAAGAACTTTTATCGATTATAGATGGAGACCAGAATATTTATATGTACACAAAAGACAATAAGAAGTACACCGAAGAGTTTGTAGCCTGCATTTATACTGGAGATACTTTGCTTCTTATTAGTATTACAGGAAAAATAGATGTAAATAAACTTGCGGAGCTTTCGGATAGTGTAGGTATTGAAGGATTAGACAGCCTGAAGAAAATAAATGATTAA
- a CDS encoding CHASE2 domain-containing sensor protein (product_source=COG4252; cath_funfam=1.20.58.60; cleavage_site_network=SignalP-noTM; cog=COG4252; pfam=PF14060): protein MKKTITLVVLVLLTLTVQAKDKSFYDEYLKIRTVIEDEDEEDGIFVQKFNEKEIKKQIYSIDEKEKEKEAALGDKLLREAKQLTVVMDMNEEALPSVAEFNKLLKPYEELVAFNEEETVIGIFGKMKKDKAKELLIFVRAEDAVVIFVNIVFKKPISLDFLLEDEEALKSIIQF, encoded by the coding sequence ATGAAAAAGACAATTACATTAGTTGTGTTGGTGTTACTAACGTTAACAGTGCAGGCGAAAGATAAATCATTTTATGATGAGTATCTTAAAATTAGAACAGTAATCGAAGATGAAGACGAAGAAGATGGAATATTTGTTCAGAAGTTTAACGAAAAGGAGATAAAGAAACAAATATATAGTATTGATGAAAAAGAAAAAGAAAAAGAAGCAGCTTTAGGTGATAAGTTGCTTAGAGAGGCAAAACAGTTAACCGTAGTGATGGATATGAATGAAGAGGCTTTGCCTTCTGTTGCTGAATTTAATAAGCTTTTGAAGCCTTACGAAGAATTGGTTGCCTTTAATGAAGAAGAGACTGTTATTGGAATTTTTGGCAAAATGAAGAAAGATAAAGCCAAAGAACTTCTTATTTTTGTGCGAGCAGAAGATGCAGTTGTTATATTTGTTAATATAGTTTTTAAGAAACCAATTAGTCTTGATTTTCTTTTGGAAGATGAAGAAGCTCTGAAAAGTATTATACAATTCTAA